A genomic segment from Nicotiana tabacum cultivar K326 chromosome 7, ASM71507v2, whole genome shotgun sequence encodes:
- the LOC107829235 gene encoding uncharacterized protein LOC107829235, producing the protein MRKRTVWAWVVAIFCFIVLMIVTPAIPQSQEYHNFADQRQFLGIPNALNVVSNFPFLVIGLIGLVLCHHGNYFKLSLQGELWGWTCFYIGVAAVAFGSSYYHLNPNDATLVWDRLPMTVAFTSIVAIFIIERIDERKGTLSLIPLLLAGVISIMYWRFFEDLRPYAVVQFVPCLAIPVMAILLPPMYTHSTYWLWAAGFYLLAKIEEAADRPIYNWTHHIVSGHTLKHLCAAMVPVFLTLMLAKRDTETNRISLYQSWRISWSKAKENGAEVESYTCTYSSVPVEESR; encoded by the exons atgaggaagagaACTGTGTGGGCATGGGTAGTTGCAATCTTCTGCTTCATAGTGCTAATGATTGTTACTCCAGCAATTCCTCagtctcaagaatatcataatttTGCTGATCAACGCCAGTTTTTGG gGATTCCCAACGCACTGAATGTGGTTTCGAATTTCCCTTTCCTTGTGATCGGTCTAATAGGTCTTGTACTTTGTCACCACGGTAACTATTTCAAGCTGAG CTTGCAAGGAGAGCTTTGGGGTTGGACATGTTTCTATATTGGTGTGGCAGCCGTTGCTTTTGGGTCCTCATACTATCATCTCAACCCAAATGATGCTACTCTTGTGTGGGATAGATTGCCA ATGACTGTGGCATTTACTTCTATCGTTGCTatctttattattgaaagaatAGATGAAAGAAAGGGAACTTTGTCTCTCATTCCATTGCTTCTGGCTGGTGTAATTAGTATCATGTATTGGAG GTTCTTTGAGGATCTCCGTCCTTATGCAGTAGTTCAGTTTGTACCGTGCCTAGCCATCCCAGTCATGGCTATCTTGTTACCTCCAATGTACACTCATTCCACTTATTGGTTGTGGGCTGCAG GATTTTATCTTTTAGCTAAGATTGAAGAAGCAGCGGATAGGCCAATCTACAACTGGACTCATCACATCGTCAGTGGCCACACGCTCAAACATTTATGTGCTGCAATGGTGCCTGTCTTCTTGACATTAATGCTTGCCAAAAGGGACACTGAAACAAATAG GATCAGTTTATATCAAAGCTGGAGAATATCTTGgagtaaagcaaaagaaaatggaGCAGAAGTGGAGAGTTACACTTGTACTTATTCAAGTGTCCCAGTTGAGGAATCACGTTGA